The following are from one region of the Halarcobacter sp. genome:
- a CDS encoding 3-isopropylmalate dehydratase small subunit codes for MSKITGKVWNFGANIDTDVIIAARYLNSSDPEHLAKYVMEDVDPDFPKKLQKGDIIVAGENFGCGSSREHAPIALKAAGVAAVVAPSFARIFYRNAFNMGLPIFELPESLEIKEGEEISIDLAEGIITNNTKNKTYKFIPIPEFMQELIQTGGLINYAKAEMKKESK; via the coding sequence ATGAGTAAGATTACTGGAAAAGTTTGGAATTTTGGAGCAAATATTGATACTGATGTTATCATTGCTGCAAGATATTTAAATAGTTCAGATCCAGAACATTTAGCAAAATATGTAATGGAGGATGTAGATCCTGATTTCCCAAAGAAATTACAAAAAGGTGATATTATTGTTGCAGGTGAAAACTTTGGTTGTGGTTCAAGTAGAGAGCATGCACCAATCGCACTAAAAGCAGCAGGTGTTGCTGCTGTAGTTGCTCCATCATTTGCAAGAATTTTTTATAGAAATGCATTTAATATGGGGCTTCCAATTTTTGAATTACCTGAATCATTAGAGATTAAAGAGGGTGAAGAGATTTCAATTGATTTAGCTGAAGGAATTATTACAAATAATACTAAAAATAAAACATATAAATTTATTCCAATTCCTGAATTTATGCAAGAACTAATTCAAACTGGTGGATTAATCAATTATGCAAAAGCTGAAATGAAAAAGGAAAGTAAATAA
- the leuB gene encoding 3-isopropylmalate dehydrogenase yields MKKYDISVIKGDGIGPEIVDEAIKVLDAVSYSCGFTLEYKEYLMGGIAIDVTGTPLPDETVKGVLDSDACLFGAIGGEKWDTLPRDLRPETGLLNFREKMGVFANLRPAIIYDELVNASTLKPEVIEGVDIMVVRELIGGIYFGKPRENDGFKAFNTMVYTKPEIERIGKQAFELAMKRDKKVCSVDKANVLEVSQLWRDTMEEVARDYPEVELSHMYVDNAAMQLVRNPKQFDVIVTGNIFGDILSDTASMVVGSIGLLPSASTGEKTAIYEPIHGSAPDIAGQGIANPIATIESAGMMLRYSLGESEAADKIDAAIKKALKDGYRTKDLAAYDAKEVVSTAEMGDIIANNITLV; encoded by the coding sequence ATGAAAAAATATGATATCTCAGTAATCAAAGGTGATGGTATTGGTCCAGAAATTGTTGATGAAGCTATAAAAGTTTTAGATGCGGTTTCATATTCTTGTGGATTTACTTTAGAATATAAAGAATATTTAATGGGTGGTATCGCTATTGATGTTACTGGAACTCCATTACCAGATGAGACTGTAAAAGGTGTATTAGATTCAGATGCTTGTCTTTTTGGTGCAATTGGTGGAGAAAAATGGGATACTCTTCCAAGAGATTTAAGACCAGAAACTGGACTTTTAAATTTTAGAGAAAAAATGGGTGTATTTGCAAACTTAAGACCAGCAATTATTTATGATGAGTTAGTAAATGCATCAACTCTTAAACCAGAAGTTATCGAGGGTGTTGATATTATGGTTGTAAGAGAACTTATTGGTGGAATCTATTTTGGTAAGCCAAGAGAAAATGATGGTTTCAAAGCTTTCAATACTATGGTATATACTAAACCTGAAATTGAAAGAATAGGTAAACAAGCATTTGAATTAGCTATGAAAAGAGATAAAAAAGTTTGTTCAGTTGATAAAGCAAATGTTCTAGAGGTTTCTCAATTATGGAGAGATACTATGGAAGAGGTAGCACGTGATTATCCTGAAGTTGAATTATCTCATATGTATGTTGACAATGCAGCTATGCAACTAGTTAGAAATCCAAAACAATTTGATGTTATTGTAACTGGAAATATTTTTGGAGATATTCTTTCTGATACAGCTTCAATGGTTGTTGGTTCTATTGGATTATTACCATCAGCTTCAACTGGTGAGAAAACAGCAATTTATGAGCCAATTCATGGTTCTGCTCCTGATATTGCAGGACAAGGAATCGCAAATCCAATTGCAACAATTGAAAGTGCTGGAATGATGTTAAGATACTCTTTAGGTGAATCAGAAGCAGCAGATAAAATTGATGCAGCTATTAAAAAAGCACTAAAAGATGGATATAGAACAAAAGATTTAGCAGCATATGATGCTAAAGAGGTTGTATCAACAGCAGAAATGGGTGATATAATCGCAAACAATATTACACTTGTATAA
- a CDS encoding ATP-binding protein, with product MKKQDTLEKILIPVIITGFLFIVSLYIGINMIVGSYIDDQTKMFFAFYMTLLLITLVIIAIFVTNRFVKKPMIELTDFLDKIENDQYESFKKNFDNTDIDNFVVQVNKLIKYLDNKDKKTNNLIENLKDSNKSLEEYQKAVDASAMILKFDVDGKITYANDKLLKNTSYKKDELVNKNYNILKHKDMDEQFFISLWDTIKQKNIWNGEVKNIDKNNNIFYTSTIIVPILDSNEEIIEYLSFSIDITKQIESLKKAKEAEASKSIFLANMSHEIRTPLNGILGFAKLLESSQLPKKEKGYINIINSSAKSLLGIINDILDISKIESGKIELEKRRFNPFKEFEPAIELFVAKANEKSIDILFYIDPSLPSSIIGDSLKVKQVLSNLIGNAIKFTPEHGDITIRIEETEKTDKKVKILFSIKDSGIGIAKENQKLIFDPFSQADSSVTRKFGGTGLGLSISSNIISLMGSEIHLDSQEDKGSEFYFELELDYEKSKNLYPQIDTSSKIAIYCEEYDCTSQLGIAKKYLANYSNPEVTNTVKGLNDYSLIIGWYEELTSLNLDKIDIPLIFISDYKDKNLEISNEHRIIKSPINQSKLYDAIVDILNPDLKEDVQIDTQLIENSNILALVVEDNPVNQHLMEAMLSQKKIKSKSADNGQIAVDKIKSGLVFDIIFMDINMPVMNGIDATHEILKFEQENNLEHTPIIALTANALSGDKEKFLKEGMDGYIPKPFEEYMLDDVLNNFLNLKKKEESKDSNKIIEVDVDEFDIDIENFEYSIEESANNLKLKLPIFKTILKTFITSINLDLEKLDEAIEKNDYKEIQSIAHKIKGASGNLKMDTIFKLTKDIEYLAKDKTDIDYKQKYEQLVLLIDKIKEVYEKS from the coding sequence ATGAAAAAACAAGATACTTTAGAAAAAATTTTAATCCCCGTAATAATAACAGGTTTTTTATTTATTGTTAGTTTATATATTGGTATAAATATGATTGTAGGTTCATATATTGATGATCAAACAAAAATGTTTTTTGCTTTTTATATGACTTTATTACTAATTACACTTGTAATTATAGCTATATTTGTAACAAATAGATTTGTAAAAAAACCAATGATTGAGTTAACTGACTTTCTAGATAAAATTGAAAATGATCAATATGAATCTTTCAAAAAAAACTTTGATAATACAGATATTGATAACTTTGTTGTTCAAGTTAATAAATTAATCAAATATTTAGATAACAAAGATAAAAAAACAAATAATTTGATTGAAAACTTAAAAGATTCAAATAAATCATTAGAAGAGTATCAAAAGGCTGTTGATGCTTCTGCAATGATATTAAAGTTTGATGTGGATGGTAAAATCACATATGCAAATGATAAACTCCTGAAAAACACCTCATATAAAAAAGATGAATTAGTCAATAAAAACTATAATATTCTTAAACATAAAGATATGGATGAGCAATTTTTTATAAGTCTTTGGGATACAATTAAACAAAAAAATATCTGGAATGGTGAAGTTAAAAACATTGATAAAAACAATAATATTTTTTATACTTCAACTATAATTGTTCCTATCCTTGATTCAAATGAAGAGATTATTGAGTATCTTTCTTTTTCAATAGATATTACAAAACAAATAGAATCACTAAAAAAAGCAAAAGAGGCAGAGGCTTCAAAATCAATATTCTTAGCAAATATGTCCCATGAGATTAGGACACCATTAAATGGTATTTTAGGATTTGCAAAGCTTCTTGAAAGCTCACAACTACCTAAAAAAGAAAAAGGTTATATCAATATTATAAATAGTAGTGCTAAATCTTTACTTGGAATTATCAATGATATCTTAGATATTTCAAAAATTGAAAGTGGAAAAATTGAATTAGAAAAAAGAAGATTTAATCCTTTTAAAGAGTTTGAACCAGCTATTGAACTTTTTGTTGCAAAAGCAAATGAAAAAAGTATAGATATACTATTTTATATCGATCCTAGTTTACCAAGTTCTATAATAGGGGACTCCTTAAAAGTTAAACAAGTACTTTCTAATCTAATTGGAAATGCAATAAAATTTACACCAGAACATGGTGATATTACTATACGTATAGAAGAAACAGAAAAAACTGATAAAAAAGTAAAAATACTTTTTAGTATAAAAGATAGTGGTATAGGTATAGCAAAAGAGAACCAAAAACTAATATTTGACCCATTTTCACAAGCAGATAGTAGTGTTACTAGAAAATTTGGAGGTACAGGTCTTGGGCTTAGTATTAGTTCAAATATTATTTCACTAATGGGTTCAGAAATCCATTTGGATAGTCAAGAAGATAAAGGAAGTGAGTTTTATTTTGAGCTTGAATTAGATTATGAAAAAAGTAAAAATCTATATCCTCAAATAGATACAAGTTCTAAAATTGCAATCTATTGTGAAGAGTATGATTGTACATCTCAATTAGGAATAGCAAAAAAATATTTAGCAAATTATAGTAATCCTGAAGTTACAAACACGGTTAAAGGTTTAAATGATTATAGTCTAATAATTGGTTGGTATGAAGAACTAACCTCTTTAAATTTAGATAAAATAGATATTCCATTGATTTTTATTAGTGATTATAAAGATAAAAATTTAGAAATATCAAATGAACATAGAATAATAAAGTCACCAATAAATCAGTCTAAACTATATGATGCTATTGTAGATATTTTAAATCCAGATCTTAAAGAAGATGTTCAAATAGATACCCAACTAATAGAAAATTCAAATATTTTAGCTCTTGTTGTAGAAGATAATCCAGTAAATCAACATCTAATGGAAGCTATGCTTTCACAGAAAAAAATAAAATCAAAATCTGCTGATAATGGACAAATTGCAGTTGATAAAATTAAATCTGGTTTGGTTTTTGACATTATTTTTATGGATATTAATATGCCTGTTATGAATGGAATTGATGCTACCCATGAGATATTAAAATTTGAGCAGGAAAACAATCTTGAACATACACCAATAATTGCATTAACTGCAAATGCTTTATCTGGAGATAAAGAGAAGTTTTTAAAAGAGGGGATGGATGGATATATACCTAAACCTTTTGAAGAGTATATGTTAGATGATGTACTAAATAACTTCTTAAATTTAAAAAAGAAAGAAGAGAGTAAAGATTCAAATAAAATTATTGAAGTAGATGTTGATGAGTTTGATATAGATATTGAGAATTTTGAATATTCAATTGAAGAGAGTGCAAATAATTTAAAACTAAAACTTCCTATTTTTAAAACTATTCTAAAAACGTTTATAACTTCAATAAATTTAGATTTAGAAAAATTAGATGAAGCAATTGAAAAAAATGATTATAAAGAGATTCAATCTATTGCTCATAAAATAAAAGGTGCTTCGGGAAATCTTAAAATGGATACAATATTTAAGCTAACAAAAGATATTGAATATCTTGCTAAAGATAAAACTGACATTGATTATAAACAGAAGTATGAACAACTAGTTTTATTAATTGATAAAATAAAAGAAGTTTATGAGAAAAGTTAA
- a CDS encoding HIT family protein: MTIFTNEYINVQIEESEIPWLKIFTNDNYKELSQCPTNIKQEIFNILDVIEKKMLAYYNPEKINIASFGNYVPHVHFHIMARFKEDSYFPEPMWGKKQRESDLNLPSFDIFCEELVNLLD, translated from the coding sequence ATGACGATCTTCACGAATGAATATATTAATGTACAAATTGAAGAGAGTGAAATACCTTGGCTTAAAATATTTACAAATGACAATTATAAAGAGTTATCACAATGTCCTACAAATATAAAACAAGAGATTTTTAATATTTTAGATGTTATTGAAAAAAAGATGCTAGCTTATTATAATCCAGAAAAAATAAATATTGCTTCTTTTGGAAACTATGTACCTCATGTACATTTTCATATAATGGCTAGGTTCAAAGAGGATTCATATTTTCCCGAACCTATGTGGGGGAAAAAACAAAGAGAGAGTGATTTAAACTTACCCTCTTTTGATATATTTTGCGAAGAGTTAGTTAATCTTTTAGATTAA
- a CDS encoding HD domain-containing phosphohydrolase, with protein sequence MNLENIKAVYIDDEPVNLMLVQAYAADFNLSITTFENSLEGLEYALKNDIDILYTDYMMPEIDGIELIKRFRKEHKEIPIVVITAVGDVQEVKLNALEAGATDFLSKPIDIAEFKARSLNLISLREAQLKLKDKALHLESEVEYATKEILNREHETLMVLGRAAEYKDEETSNHTTRVAHYSKVLANEYGLDEKMQEIIFYSSPFHDIGKIGIPDSILLKESFLDEEETKIMRSHAFIGKEILKDTQSPYLIEGEKIAYNHHEKFDGTGYPNGKKGDEIPISARIVSITDVFDALTSVRPYKKSWSFEEASDFLISQKGKHFDPILVDLFLNSIDKIRKIYDDLHE encoded by the coding sequence ATGAATTTAGAAAATATAAAAGCTGTATATATAGATGATGAACCTGTAAATTTAATGTTAGTACAAGCTTATGCAGCTGATTTTAATCTTTCAATAACTACTTTTGAAAACTCTTTAGAGGGATTGGAATACGCATTAAAAAACGATATTGATATATTGTATACTGATTATATGATGCCAGAAATTGATGGTATAGAACTGATTAAAAGATTTAGAAAAGAGCACAAAGAGATCCCAATAGTTGTAATTACAGCAGTTGGAGATGTACAAGAGGTAAAATTAAATGCCCTTGAAGCAGGAGCAACTGATTTTTTATCTAAACCTATAGACATAGCAGAATTTAAAGCACGAAGTCTTAACCTTATAAGTTTAAGAGAAGCCCAGCTAAAACTAAAAGATAAAGCATTACATTTAGAAAGTGAAGTTGAGTATGCTACAAAAGAGATTTTAAATAGAGAACATGAAACTTTAATGGTATTAGGAAGAGCTGCTGAATACAAAGATGAGGAAACTTCTAATCATACAACAAGAGTTGCCCATTATTCAAAAGTTCTTGCAAATGAGTATGGATTAGATGAAAAGATGCAAGAGATTATATTTTACTCTTCCCCTTTCCATGATATTGGAAAAATTGGAATTCCAGATAGTATATTATTAAAAGAATCATTTCTAGATGAAGAAGAAACAAAAATAATGCGTTCTCATGCTTTTATTGGTAAAGAGATATTAAAAGATACACAAAGTCCATATTTAATAGAGGGTGAGAAAATAGCTTATAATCATCATGAAAAATTTGATGGGACAGGCTATCCAAATGGAAAAAAGGGTGATGAGATACCTATTAGTGCTAGAATTGTTTCTATTACAGATGTATTTGATGCTTTAACTTCAGTAAGACCCTACAAAAAATCGTGGAGTTTTGAAGAGGCATCAGATTTTTTAATCTCACAAAAAGGTAAACACTTTGACCCTATTTTGGTTGATTTGTTTTTAAATTCAATTGATAAAATAAGGAAAATATATGACGATCTTCACGAATGA
- the rpmJ gene encoding 50S ribosomal protein L36: MKVRASVKKMCDKCKVIKRRGIVRVICENKKHKQRQG, from the coding sequence ATGAAAGTTAGAGCTTCAGTAAAGAAAATGTGTGATAAATGTAAAGTTATCAAAAGAAGAGGTATCGTAAGAGTAATCTGCGAAAACAAAAAACATAAACAGAGACAAGGATAA
- the rpsM gene encoding 30S ribosomal protein S13 — MARIAGVDLPNKKRMEYALTYIYGIGLHNSRLILDAVGIDYNKRAHELTEDEAAAIRQEIQKNYMVEGDLRKKVAMDIKSLMDLGSYRGLRHRKGLPCRGQKTKTNARTRKGKKKTVGAAAK, encoded by the coding sequence ATGGCAAGAATTGCAGGTGTTGATTTACCAAACAAAAAAAGAATGGAGTATGCTTTAACATACATCTATGGAATTGGTTTACATAATTCAAGATTAATCTTAGATGCTGTTGGAATTGATTACAACAAAAGAGCACACGAACTAACAGAAGATGAAGCAGCAGCAATTAGACAAGAGATCCAAAAAAACTATATGGTTGAGGGTGATCTTAGAAAAAAAGTTGCTATGGACATCAAATCTTTAATGGACTTAGGTTCATACAGAGGTTTAAGACACAGAAAAGGTTTACCTTGTAGAGGGCAAAAGACTAAAACTAATGCTAGAACAAGAAAAGGTAAAAAGAAAACTGTTGGTGCAGCAGCTAAGTAA